One window of Pyrus communis chromosome 12, drPyrComm1.1, whole genome shotgun sequence genomic DNA carries:
- the LOC137709777 gene encoding transcription factor MYB41-like produces MVRAPCCDEESSLKKGPWTTEEDAKLMDYISRNGHGSWRVLPKLAGLNRCGKSCRLRWTNYLRPDIKRGKFSEEEERVIINLHSVLGNKWSKIATHLPGRTDNEIKNYWNTQLRKKLLHMGIDPNTHKPRTDLNQLLDLTKLLGAASVGNSNMMTSLWDNALKLKAAAGAAQLTKMQLLQHLYMMPVVRTSNSSVPPNNYNVDLMNPSSSLFGSHILNPFGGGHVSGASTMLSGQEWNQQADVVDGFHAISNSLEGFEGGFGAQGVISSNSPDQENMSSSCCYDDIYFQTKNHPLPALVSSSSVYPGTSSSAANQMEMSMSGPAAPARTAIFDAWEKLLDDETSESYWKDILEYVLAD; encoded by the exons ATGGTTAGAGCCCCTTGTTGTGATGAAGAGAGCAGTTTGAAGAAAGGTCCCTGGACAACCGAAGAAGATGCAAAATTGATGGATTATATTAGCAGAAATGGGCATGGAAGCTGGAGAGTTCTCCCCAAGCTTGCTGGCCTCAACAGGTGTGGCAAGAGTTGCAGATTAAGGTGGACAAATTACCTGAGGCCTGATATTAAGAGAGGAAAGTTCTCCGAAGAGGAAGAAAGAGTTATCATCAATCTTCATTCAGTTCTTGGAAACAA GTGGTCAAAGATTGCAACTCATCTTCCAGGGAGAACCGATAACGAAATCAAGAACTATTGGAACACCCAACTGAGAAAGAAGCTCCTGCACATGGGGATTGATCCAAACACCCACAAGCCAAGGACTGACCTCAATCAGCTCCTCGACCTTACAAAGTTGCTCGGTGCGGCAAGTGTTGGCAACTCGAACATGATGACTAGTCTTTGGGACAATGCCCTGAAGCTGAAAGCAGCAGCAGGTGCTGCCCAACTTACCAAAATGCAGTTACTTCAACATTTATACATGATGCCGGTTGTGAGGACAAGTAATAGTAGTGTTCCTCCTAATAATTATAATGTAGACTTGATGAACCCTTCTAGTAGCCTTTTTGGTTCTCACATTCTTAATCCGTTTGGAGGAGGACATGTGAGTGGAGCAAGTACCATGCTAAGTGGTCAAGAATGGAACCAGCAGGCAGATGTAGTCGATGGCTTCCACGCGATTTCTAACTCGTTAGAAGGATTTGAAGGTGGGTTTGGTGCACAAGGAGTTATTAGTAGCAACAGTCCTGATCAGGAGAACATGAGCAGTAGTTGCTGCTATGATGATATATATTTTCAGACCAAGAACCACCCACTTCCTGCATTAGTTTCATCATCATCAGTATATCCTGGGACTTCTTCTTCAGCAGCGAACCAAATGGAAATGAGCATGAGTGGTCCTGCAGCACCTGCGCGCACGGCCATCTTTGATGCTTGGGAGAAACTCTTGGATGATGAAACAAGTGAATCCTACTGGAAAGATATTCTAGAGTATGTTCTTGCAGATTAA
- the LOC137711373 gene encoding ABC transporter B family member 2-like yields MTQPDTFTGGGSGNGSGTNYSDAKKTKKEEEEEEGKGKQQRKVPLLKLFSFADSYDYLLMAVGSVGACVHGASVPIFFIFFGKLINIIGMAYLFPKEASSKVAKYSLDFVYLSVAILFSSWTEVACWMHTGERQAAKMRMAYLRAMLNQDISLFDTEASTGEVISAITSDIIVVQDALSEKVGNFLHYVSRFLAGFIIGFVRVWQISLVTLSIVPLIALAGGVYAYVTIGLIARVRKSYVKAGEIAEEVIGNVRTVQAFAAEDKAVREYKAALLKTYQYGKKAGLAKGLGLGSMHCSLFLSWSLLVWFTSIVVHKGIANGGESFTTMLNVVIAGLSLGQAAPDITAFIRAKAAAYTIFEMIERNTMSQSSSNNGHKLNKIEGHIQFKDVCFSYPSRSDVSIFDKLNLDIPAGKIVALVGGSGSGKSTAISLIERFYEPLAGQILLDGHNIKELDIKWLRQQIGLVNQEPALFATSIKENILYGKYDATFDEITRAAKLSEALSFVNNLPERFETQVGERGIQLSGGQKQRIAIARAIVKNPSVLLLDEATSALDAESEKSVQEALDRAMVGRTTVVVAHRLSTVRNADVIAVVQEGKIVETGSHEELISNPNGVYAALVQLQETASLQRHPSIGNSGRPLSVRYSRELSHTTTSFGASFRSDKESVGRTGADVMETVKSKHVSAGRLYTMVGPDWYYGVMGTFGGLIAGAQMPLFALGVSQALVSFYMDWETTKHEVKKISLLFCGAAFLTVIVHAIEHFCFGIMGERLTLRVREKMFSAILRNEIGWFDDTNNTSSMLSSRLESDATLLRTIVVDRTTILIQNLGLVVASFVIAFILNWRITLVVLATYPLIISGHISEKLFFQGYGGNLSKAYLKANMLAGEAVSNIRTVAAFCSEEKIIDLYARELVDPSRRSFTRGQIAGICYGVSQFFIFSSYGLALWYGSVLMGKELASFKSVMKSFMVLIVTALAMGETLALAPDLLKGNQMVSSVFEVLDRRTEVLGDVGEELMKVEGTIELRSVHFGYPSRPDVSIFKDFNLEVRSGKSMALVGQSGSGKSSVLSLILRFYDPTSGKVMIDGKDIKKLNIKSLRKHIGLVQQEPALFATSIYENILYGKDGASEAEVIEAAKLANAHSFISALPEGYLTKVGERGVQLSGGQRQRVAIARAVLKNPEILLLDEATSALDVESERVVQQALDRLMKNRTTVLVAHRLSTIKNADEISVIQDGKIVEQGSHSTLRENRNGPYFKLINIQQQQQRQQ; encoded by the exons ATGACACAGCCGGACACGTTTACTGGCGGCGGTAGCGGCAACGGCAGCGGTACCAATTATAGCGATgcgaagaagacaaagaaagaagaagaagaagaagaaggtaaaGGAAAGCAGCAGCGGAAGGTTCCGTTGTTGAAGCTCTTCTCGTTCGCCGATTCGTATGACTACTTGCTAATGGCAGTTGGATCCGTCGGGGCGTGCGTTCATGGAGCTTCAGTTCCTATCTTCTTTATCTTCTTTGGCAAGTTGATCAATATTATTGGCATGGCTTATCTTTTTCCCAAAGAAGCTTCTTCCAAAGTTGCTAAG taCTCGTTGGATTTTGTATATCTGAGTGTGGCTATATTGTTTTCTTCATGGACGG AGGTGGCTTGCTGGATGCACACTGGGGAAAGACAAGCGGCAAAAATGAGGATGGCATATTTGAGGGCGATGCTGAATCAAGACATAAGTCTCTTTGACACTGAAGCTTCCACAGGAGAGGTCATCTCGGCCATCACAAGTGACATAATTGTTGTTCAAGATGCACTTTCTGAGAAG GTAGGGAACTTCTTGCACTACGTAAGCCGGTTTCTTGCAGGTTTCATAATTGGGTTTGTTAGGGTATGGCAAATCAGTCTGGTCACACTCTCCATTGTTCCATTAATTGCCCTTGCTGGTGGCGTCTATGCCTACGTCACAATTGGCCTCATTGCTAGGGTTCGCAAATCCTACGTCAAGGCCGGTGAAATTGCCGAGGAGGTGATCGGAAATGTGAGGACGGTGCAAGCATTTGCCGCAGAAGACAAGGCGGTAAGAGAGTATAAGGCAGCACTCTTGAAAACGTACCAGTACGGGAAAAAAGCAGGACTGGCCAAGGGTCTTGGCCTCGGCTCCATGCACTGCTCCCTTTTCCTTTCGTGGTCTTTGCTTGTTTGGTTCACTAGCATTGTTGTTCACAAGGGTATTGCCAATGGCGGCGAATCCTTCACCACCATGCTTAACGTTGTTATTGCTGGCCT GTCACTAGGGCAGGCAGCACCAGACATCACTGCATTCATTCGAGCCAAGGCAGCCGCGTATACCATATTTGAAATGATAGAGAGGAACACGATGAGCCAATCTAGCAGCAATAATGGCCACAAACTGAACAAAATTGAGGGTCACATACAATTTAAGGACGTATGTTTTAGTTACCCGTCTCGTTCTGATGTTAGCATCTTCGACAAGCTCAATCTTGATATCCCTGCCGGAAAGATTGTAGCCCTTGTGGGAGGCAGTGGATCGGGAAAGAGTACAGCTATATCTTTGATCGAACGCTTCTACGAGCCACTTGCTGGCCAGATATTATTAGATGGACATAATATCAAGGAGCTTGACATCAAATGGCTTAGGCAGCAAATTGGGCTGGTCAACCAGGAGCCTGCCCTTTTTGCAAcaagcattaaggaaaatattCTCTATGGAAAATATGATGCTACATTCGATGAGATCACACGTGCAGCTAAACTTTCAGAAGCTCTCTCTTTCGTAAATAATCTCCCAGAGAGATTTGAAACTCAG GTTGGTGAGAGAGGAATACAACTTTCAGGAGGACAAAAGCAAAGGATTGCAATAGCACGTGCAATAGTGAAGAATCCATCAGTTCTCCTATTGGATGAAGCAACAAGCGCACTGGACGCAGAGTCTGAGAAGAGTGTGCAGGAGGCACTTGATCGTGCCATGGTGGGACGAACAACAGTAGTGGTGGCCCATCGTCTTTCTACGGTTAGGAATGCAGATGTAATTGCTGTTGTTCAAGAGGGTAAGATAGTGGAAACCGGGAGCCATGAGGAGCTCATTTCTAATCCAAACGGTGTCTATGCAGCACTAGTTCAACTACAAGAGACAGCTTCTTTGCAACGCCACCCCTCAATTGGTAACTCGGGAAGGCCACTAAG TGTGAGGTATTCACGAGAATTATCCCACACTACAACAAGTTTCGGAGCCAGCTTCCGTTCTGATAAAGAATCTGTTGGCCGTACTGGTGCTGATGTAATGGAGACTGTAAAGTCAAAACATGTTTCAGCAGGGAGATTGTATACCATGGTTGGTCCAGACTGGTATTATGGCGTGATGGGAACCTTTGGTGGCCTTATTGCTGGAGCTCAGATGCCTCTTTTTGCTCTCGGGGTCTCTCAGGCTCTTGTTTCATTTTACATGGACTGGGAGACAACAAAACATGAGGTTAAAAAAATCTCTTTACTCTTCTGCGGGGCTGCATTTTTAACTGTCATTGTTCATGCCATAGAGCATTTTTGTTTTGGGATTATGGGAGAGCGACTCACTCTTCGTGTTAGAGAAAAGATGTTTTCCG CCATATTGAGGAATGAGATCGGATGGTTTGATGATACAAACAACACTAGTTCTATGCTTTCATCACGTCTAGAAAGTGATGCAACTTTGTTAAGAACTATTGTTGTTGATCGGACAACAATTCTTATACAGAATTTGGGTTTGGTTGTTGCCTCATTCGTCATCGCCTTCATCTTGAACTGGAGAATTACACTCGTGGTCTTAGCCACATATCCCTTGATCATTAGTGGTCACATCAGCGAG AAACTTTTCTTTCAAGGCTACGGTGGAAACTTGAGCAAAGCATATCTAAAAGCTAACATGCTAGCCGGGGAAGCTGTGAGTAACATCCGCACTGTTGCTGCATTTTGTTCTGAGGAGAAGATCATCGACCTTTATGCTCGTGAGCTTGTGGATCCTTCTAGACGTTCATTTACTCGCGGTCAGATTGCTGGCATATGCTACGGTGTATCCCAGTTCTTCATATTCTCATCCTACGGCCTGGCCTTGTG GTATGGTTCTGTTTTAATGGGAAAGGAGCTCGCAAGCTTTAAATCTGTCATGAAATCTTTCATGGTTTTGATTGTGACGGCATTAGCTATGGGTGAGACTTTAGCACTTGCCCCAGACCTCTTGAAAGGTAACCAAATGGTGTCATCCGTCTTTGAAGTATTGGATCGTAGAACTGAAGTCCTGGGAGACGTAGGAGAGGAGCTTATGAAAGTTGAAGGTACAATAGAGCTAAGGAGTGTTCACTTTGGCTACCCTTCAAGACCAGACGTATCCATTTTCAAGGACTTCAATTTGGAAGTGCGCTCGGGCAAAAGTATGGCACTAGTGGGGCAAAGTGGATCTGGAAAAAGCTCTGTGCTTTCTCTAATACTCCGATTTTACGATCCAACCTCTGGGAAAGTCATGATTGATG GGAAAGACATCAAGAAACTCAATATCAAGTCTCTTCGTAAACATATTGGCTTGGTTCAACAAGAACCAGCTCTCTTTGCCACATCGATTTATGAAAACATCCTCTATGGAAAAGATGGAGCTTCTGAAGCAGAAGTTATTGAAGCGGCTAAGCTTGCTAATGCGCACAGTTTCATCAGTGCCCTTCCTGAGGGATACTTAACCAAAGTCGGAGAGCGAGGGGTGCAACTATCTGGTGGTCAAAGACAAAGGGTGGCCATTGCCCGTGCTGTTCTAAAGAACCCAGAAATCTTGTTATTAGATGAAGCTACCAGTGCTCTAGATGTGGAGTCGGAGCGCGTGGTGCAACAAGCTCTTGACAGATTGATGAAGAACCGTACAACGGTATTGGTGGCACATAGGCTTTCGACAATAAAAAATGCAGATGAAATCTCAGTTATACAAGACGGGAAGATTGTTGAGCAAGGAAGTCATTCGACACTTAGAGAGAACAGAAATGGACCATATTTCAAGTTAATAAACATTCAGCAACAGCAGCAACGACAACAGTAA